The genomic stretch ttggaggcattttctcattcttGGCGCTTCCCCATCTCTGCACAGGGAAGAGATTCCGACTGTGGtgggggatagggggtggggtGTTCCCATCTGAGGCAGATCTTCCTTGCAATCCGCGAATCCACACATGAAAGAAACCTCTGATGTGTGAGGAGTGCGGCTAGGGCTTCAGAATTCCAGTCTCCATACCAGCAATGTCTGCATTAGACAGAAGAAacctgtgtgccacctcaccaAGGCTTCAGTTACAGCACCAACTCCGAGTTCACCCGGAAAAACTCTATCATCAGAGTTCTAATCCAGCCTGTCATCAGAGTCCACACAGGAAAGAAATGGTGGCAAGGTGCTAAGCATAGCAAGGACTTCCGTCTTTGAAGGAAGCTGTTGAAACGCAGACCTCCACACTCATCACCACGTTCgtaggagagagggaaggttCAGGTGTGAGGGTGTGGGTAGGGCTGCTCTTAGCTCCAAGCTTTGCCGTTCCTgagagtggagctggagagagtcCACAGTGCGGTGTGGAGTTAAGTACTGAGTTAAAGCACTCCGAGTCTATCAAAGAATTTACACAGAAGAAAGCCCATTGGATGCCTTAGCATCCATTACAAGACTGCTCATATTCACCAAGTCCACATGGGGTGGAAGTCCTGAGAGATGAGTGCtggtttgagaaaaaaaaatacatatgaagGGTGTGGTGAGGACTCTCTTAGAGCACACAGCACGCTCTCCACCTGAGCGTCAGCACCTCCCAGAGACTGGGCTCTGTGTCACTGAGCTGCGTGCGTTTTGTCCACTGAATGGTAGCTATTTGCTGagtgagattgtgtgtgtgagagaagccGTTCCGCTGTGATGTGTGCGCCGCGGTCTCCACAGTCCACTCTGAAATCTCTCCGGGTGCATCTATGgaggtgcacatgccacagcgtatgtggaggtcaggagacaacttgagggagctggttctctccttccactttgtgggGAGCCAGGGGTTGAATCtggggtcatcaggcttggcagcaagtgcctttacccaccgaaCCATCTTGCTGACCCCAAACTTTGAAATCTTTTATAGTTATCTACCATGCAGCAAGGATTTCAGTCAGGGCACAGGCTTCACCCTGAATTATCCCTGCAGGAGAGGAGTCCTAGTGTGCTGATGAATAGAACAATAAGCTTTAGTCAGAGGtaaatatccaaatcaacaagtTAGAACAGTAAATTGGAAGTATGTGTCCAAGTTAGAAAGATGGACCAGTGGTTTAAAAGTGTCTTCTGCACTTGtaaaagacccaggtttggttcccagaaccacatggtgcTCCCAACTGCCTGGAATATCAGTTTTAGGGAAtcccatgcctttttttttttaaacctccacGGGctcctgcatacatgtggtgcacatatacccagagacacacacacgcataaagTAGGTCTCCAACACAAAGCCATCCACGCCATCTCAAACTGTCAGTTGTAAAGCAAGTTTTAGTAAGAACTTcccgggggtggtggtgcatgtttgaggccagcctgggctacataatgagccCTAGGTTATTCAGGTTATAGTGTAAAACCCtgtccacaaacaaacaaaaacaaaacacagagggcTGGTTGAGAGGGCATAAGTGACTGCCTCacaaacctgatggcctgagtccaatccctgtGAAAAACATGAAGGTGAAAGGAGTTGGCTCCATAGTtatcctctgatgtccacatgcattatggtatgtgtacacacacatgcacatacacacaccaacagaagaaaactttttttgttttgttttgtttttcaagacagggtttctctgtgtagccttggctgtcctgaaatcactttgtagaccaggctggcctcgaactcacggcgatccgcctgcctatcATCTAACCCTCCCCATTTCATTGtccttaaaatgtttgttttagctTCACAATAAAAGCATGACCCGCTGCCTGCAGTCTGTTTGGACTTACCCTTTGCACGCCATGTGTTGCTAGGATCCACATGTACTGTTGCTTACCATGTTTCACTCACCTGATGATGGGCATCTGCGTAGTTTCCAGGTTTCTGTATTTGCGAAcgtatatttttttcatatttcttgttgcatatatgcacaggagtggtattgctggaCTGTAGTGTGTGAATACTATtacttcatatatatttttcatcTAACACTTTTCACTTTTATGACTTCTTGCATCATCTCATGCTTATTTTAAATTCATGGTCTGCTTATTGTATTAGCTCTATCCTAAAATGTTTATGCATGAACTCAAAGGATTTTGATGCCATAAAATTATGTATACTATAGTGGTTGTTGTTAAAGTACTGAGATCGGCAAACACACATCAATTCAATTATTCTAGAtagtgtttcatttttattatgaaaaagtaaaaaaaattatcaagaaaaaaaaaataaagatttacttGAACCCTACAAATTTTGAGAAAGCAGTGATTAGTGACAGGGTACCTTTGCAGCAGATGATGCACATCTGTCTTCTTTGTGACTCATCTCAAAGCTCCAAGGTCAAAATAACTCCAAATCTCTCCACTCATTCCTGATCCTTAGCCCTGGGCTGGAATGTTATTAAAggtttagacataaaaataaaaaacactatcCACAAAAGCCAACCTGAGAGCCTGGCCCTCTTACACAGCTATATTAAGAACAGAAATGCCCaacatttctttcattcatttcaaCTTCTTGGCTTTGGGCTCCAACGAAGAGCTGAGCACTCCACCGCCCCTCCTCCACTCACAGACGGCTGCGTAGTCACAGGACCGACACTTCCATGCCTCTTCCACATCAACGCCTTGGGGATCTCGGTGGCCCATCCAGTAGGCCACATAATGCTGCACCTTGCTTTTCACTTCTTGCTCTTCAAAGGGTACAATCTCTGTGCCCAATGCAGTGGCAGTCTCTTGATGGATATATTCAAGTTTTAGGGTGTCAATAGCTGGGAGATCAGACAGTGTAAGAGACAAGAAAACCAGTTCCATGAGGTCACCCAAAGATTTCACAGAGATGCCGCCTTGCCCGGCATGCCTCAGCACTGAAGGCCCCAGGGGCTTCTCCATACACAGTTTTGTGTGGTGGATTAGGCTAGCAGGAGTCACTTTCCCTTGTACCATGGcatcaaaaatatatttgtataggCAAACTTGAaaacagtctttctttttctgggcTGACAGGGGGAGCACAGGGCGCCTCCGTGTCTTGAGTTCAGCCAGCTCGAGTTCCCCCTTGGATGTGTAGTGCAGCTCATCAATCACTCCAACAAGAAATACTCCCTCCACTTCCCCAAACACTGGAAACTCTCGGATGCGCCCTTCTGACTGCAGGGTGGGGATCATTGATAGTATGTTCAAAAACTTAATTGCCCAAGCATCTTCTTTAGTGGTGATGGGGACAGTCACAAGGTCATGAAGTTCCAGTTCTTTTGCTAAGTGGATGCTAGCACCAGTGTCCAAAACAGCCGCCTTCTCAGGCGTCAAAGGACCAGGAAGTTCCTTCCCATACACCATCTGCAGTTCACACCAGTTCTGAGTACACAGGTCAGTGacatataaatatttcaagtGGAATCTCTCCATGGGTGACAAGACCTCCAATCCCTTTTTCCAGTTTTGCAAGCTTATGGGTTGGCCATCCTTCCCAGGAAGCTCGGAAGAAGGGCCAGGCTCGTTAAGTGAAACGGATGATTCTTTGGCGTCCTCCAGGTCCAGAAACTCCACCAACTCCGAGTCACTCAAGTCCGAGAACCCCGAGGCTTCTGCTGATGCCGCCTCCTCTTCCCCAGTCTCAGCCATGGCACAGCTCTAGTTTGAACAAAGAGGGACACACACAACAACAGATCAAATGTCGTCAAAGGCTCGCAAATTCCTGTGAGACAAAAAGAATCATGATattggctgactgactgactgactgactgattcaTTCATTTCAGTATTGAGAACCTAATCTAGAGCCTTccgtgtgctaggcaagtgctctactgatGAACCACAGCCCTAGCCCTGGGAAGCCAATCTGTTTATGACTAATTAGTACTGTCAATGAGTTAAGCACAGGAACACTTTACAAAACAAGTCTTTGTAGTTATCATCCACtcatctgcccccccccaccctgcacccccaccccgacTTCTAGAGAGAGAATCCTGGTCATTGCACGAGATAATTAAGTGGTCTGCCACTGTAGCCtagcagaattttaaaagaactattttgttttatctgtgGTCTGGCACTAACTAGAGTTATCATGGATAACTCTAGGAAAATCTGGCTTTTCTTGGCCTTGATTTCATTGAGGTTTGCCTATTTTATCTCAAAGCTCTATAGATTTGGAATACTATTTCACTATCTTTAATGATTATAGATCTTGAGATACACTTAAGATGAGAAAAAGATCTTGGTGAATTTTAATTTACCTTACAACCCACGAGAGACAGGGCACACCTGTActccctgcacttgggagacgGAAGTGGGAGGcatcaaagttcaaggtcatactcagCTACACAGCCAAGTTGTGTTTGAGTCCTGCCTGGGCCACACActagaccctatctcaaaacaacagcaaaacaaggaaaacacacacataaaaaaattaccCTTATGATcttttaaatcatctttttttATACAAATTTGTGTTAGCCACTACACTGGTGCTTGccactaattttcttttctctctcagtaAGAAATTAGCTTACAATGAAAAAAGGTCTATTAGCACAATTAAAAATGCGAAAATTAGTACACGGAAACCAGACAAGAGTTTCACATTCACGTAAGAGAAGACAACAGCCCACACTGATGTACAAATGCACAGCCTAGACATTCTTacgctgctaaaaaaaaaaaaaaaaaaaaaaagttcaggctGAGGCCTTGGGAGCCCCTGGCTCCGGGCTCCCTAACAGGAAGAGCGTCTGAGGCATGCGTGTCCAAGGGACGCTCCCAGGTTTAGGCTCCTGGAGCCAGCATCCGGACTCAGGGTTCATAAAGCAGAGCCCCCGACTCCGCAGGCTACAAGAAATGCCCAGGATATGGATGATTAATGGAGAAATATGGCAGGTAGTGAAAGATGATGACCAGAGCTCACGTCCTGACTTGTGCTAGACCAGGAACACTTGCCAGCCTTATCTCATCCATCAGAACagggggaacagaaagaaaggggaagatgTAATACAGTGAGCACGTGACTGTAATCCATGCATCTGTCTGGCTGTGACTCAAGGAGAAGCAGATTGGAAAAGCAAGAAGAATGCTTCCATCAGAGCAACCTGCTCAGCATTTTTAGAGAACAGTTCCCATTTTAATAGCACGCGTCCTTCCTATCAAATGGCATGTCTGGCAAACAGTAGAAGGCAGCACCTTTTGGTGCTTTAAGTGTCTCACCAATAGATGAAGTCATCTTAAAAGGACCACAGAAAAACTTAGCATCTGGCACGTTGTCTCCATCCTGGTGGGACAAGGGAGGAGGGTGCTTGAGTGGGCGTGGCTCCTGCCTTGATGATGCACAGGGAGACCTGTTCACCCTCTGACCTTCTTACTGAGCCTGCGTGAAGATGACTTCCCAAGCGAGAGTAGTACGAATGTATTATCTTTCACCATTACACAAACAGCTTTTCCACAGAGTCACAGCAGAGCCcagaacaaagaatgaaaggcatttgcaaaaaaaaaaaaaaaaaaaaaaaaaaaagttcagaaaggaaaatgatacAATGAACTGTTGACACACGATGacttttcctgctgcctggacCAGCATTTTCAGATACACCATAGATTAACTATAAAGGTCCTACACCATCAACCAAATGCCTCATTttataagattttctttttggacttttgatttttttgttgggGAGgcgtcaagacagggtttctctgtgtaactctggctgtcctggaactcaatctgtagaccaggttgacctcaaaatacagaaatctgcctgtctctgctgggattaaaggcatgtaccagcacTGCCTGGCACACTACTCACTTCttatagatataaatattttatatgaatacatataagCGTTCACAGGTGTCCTGCAGAAACAGATTTTGAATCTAATCTTGGAAAGTCCAGTAGAATTTGCTGGTATGCTACTTGTTTCTTGAATAATCTtggacacattaaaaaaaaattcctgatgcTACTGGCACATCTTTAAAATGTAGAAGAACTGGTAGGCCAATCCTTCTATGCCTACCGAGCTAAAACCCACTACACATATTAACACACAATAAATGCGGCTCTTTCCCCTTCAAAGGAAAGGATGGGTCTGTTATGCATTCATTCActccgggggaaaaaaaaacggGGAGAGAAGTAACTCGTACTCACCTGCGCCTTGGTTGACTTCCCTCCTTACAGGGAAGGACGTATATTAAAATGGCAAAGCGAGGGGAGATGAGCAGGCATTTGGAGCCTTGCTCCGATACAATGTAGACCTCTGTTCTTTTTCACTTGAGCACTCCCTCACATTATGGTGTTGCCACTTGCGTCACGCTGCAGTGACAGACAGCTATCATAAATCCTCCTAACACTGGCCTTTCCAGGGGAAAGGGCTCTAtaacttcttccttcttcccagccTGAGGAAGGGGCTGCCGGAGCCAATCCCTGCACTTGGCTGTCCTCCGGGTTCCCAACAGCGCCTCAGCTCACTGATGGGTTCCGGCTGCCTGCCAGGGCTTTTATCCTTTGCAGCATCCTGACTCGTTACCGGCTTCCGCGCGGGCAGAGGTGTGCTTTCCGCTCACCGCCCGCCCCGCCTCAGCCACTGTCCCCCTGGGGTGCCACCCGCCCCTCAAGTGTACTGAGCCCAGGCACCTGGAGGCATTCCCGGGTCCTGCGGGGTTCAAAATACACAAAACGGGAAACTCGTTTGGAGGGTGCCCCAGAAAGGGGCGGTCCCTCAGCCCTTCACCCCAGTCCCAGAATTCCTGGCGGCGGTTCGAGGACCGCCCCTTTCCCCCCTGCATCCCGCCCCGTGGTCCTTGGTTCTCGCGAGACTAAGGTTGACCATCTAAATAAAGCCAGGTGCTCTTCGCCTGACCTGCTTATTTTAGCGTGGCTGTTGCCGTCACTGTCCGCGTCTCTTGCTCGCCCTGTGAGGTCTTGGTGGTCACCTCGCTGCCCCAGTGCAGCTGGCCTCTGACACCCTTGGACCCCGAATCTGGATCTTAGCACCTGGCACCAGCTTTCCCAGCTTACGGAGCGATTACGAACTCAAGTTTCAAAGACGCTGGTTGTGtcagtgtcttttttgttttctttcacccTTATTattggcctctgcttctgcttctgctttttcggtgctgggattacaggcattgggCCCCTATATCCAGGCCTTTTTAGtccatttaactttttaatttttaaaataataataattattattattacttttattttgtgtgtataatgTTTTTCCTGCTTGTATGTGGtacctgcctgcctggtgcccgcagaagccagaagagggcctcgAAGAGCCACTTAACTAGGGAGAagcactcaggtcctctgagccacctctccagccccatttgtttctatttttgagaaatatttcCCAGCCCATGATGAGCCACATCTAAAATCTCAGCATTGGGGTTTTAGACTTGAATTTAAAGTCCAAAAGGATAAAGTCTAGCTGTTTGATTCATTTAATAGATTCAGCCAAGAATTAGAAAGTTCGccagaaacaggtttttataaAGTGAATTATATCATTCTCTGCTCTGTAGGAGGTCGAACAGATGCCAAAGAACTTGggcagaagggggtggggggacttcACAAATGGGGACTAAACCTCACGAAATACCATAGTCAATCCTGGAGGGAGCAAAGATAAAAGAGAGTGGCCATCCCTTTGGCACTGTTGAAGGAGTGGAACCAGCAAAATTCATTTCCCTGGGACTACTTGGAGAAAGACCTGTTTCCCAGTCACACGGTCCTTACAGCTTGTGGGACCACTCTGCAGGAGACACAAGCTGAGAAGacatgggcagcaccatcccttgACAGGAACAGCTTAGTTGTGCATCCCTTTTGCCCTCTGTTTAAACCTAAAAAGCATGTCAGGGCCTCTCTGTTCCTCATTTCAAAGTGGATCAAATAAatcccctttctctgcttctttcattAAGGGCATATCGAAGGTTAGTGGCTGAGTCTAGCCTGTTAATGCTACCAGGGCTCAGTGTAAAGCCCTAGAAAAATCTAGTGATAAGTTTAGATATTTGGGGACCACAAAATCTAtatgacaaaaccaaaatacatttGGGTGGGAATAGTACCAAAGGCTGTGTACTTAAAGAAGACAACCTTTATCACCACTTAATCATAAACAATGGAGGGATTTTAAGCAATAATGTAGTTTGATTGgggtgtgtgttttaaaatgtcatcGTAGCCACATATGGATGAGGACAGATTtgctagaacagtggttctccaccttcctgatgctgc from Acomys russatus chromosome 29, mAcoRus1.1, whole genome shotgun sequence encodes the following:
- the Exo5 gene encoding exonuclease V, whose amino-acid sequence is MAETGEEEAASAEASGFSDLSDSELVEFLDLEDAKESSVSLNEPGPSSELPGKDGQPISLQNWKKGLEVLSPMERFHLKYLYVTDLCTQNWCELQMVYGKELPGPLTPEKAAVLDTGASIHLAKELELHDLVTVPITTKEDAWAIKFLNILSMIPTLQSEGRIREFPVFGEVEGVFLVGVIDELHYTSKGELELAELKTRRRPVLPLSAQKKKDCFQVCLYKYIFDAMVQGKVTPASLIHHTKLCMEKPLGPSVLRHAGQGGISVKSLGDLMELVFLSLTLSDLPAIDTLKLEYIHQETATALGTEIVPFEEQEVKSKVQHYVAYWMGHRDPQGVDVEEAWKCRSCDYAAVCEWRRGGGVLSSSLEPKAKKLK